In the genome of Vicia villosa cultivar HV-30 ecotype Madison, WI linkage group LG7, Vvil1.0, whole genome shotgun sequence, one region contains:
- the LOC131617073 gene encoding cytochrome P450 736A117-like, with amino-acid sequence MFLIISSISLVLFILIQWYSNSRKSKNSPPSPPKLPIIGNLHQLGKFPHRTFLSLAKKYGPVMQIHLGSVPCLLISSSEAAREVMRTHDHHFADRPQKNNYKILIYDCKDVSTAPYGDYWRQLRSISVLHLLSAKRVQSLRSVRAEEISLMMEKIKHCSSTSEPVNLSQLIASTVNDIVCRVALGRKYSGEEGKGFKKLFREFTNLLGMFIVGDYVPWLDWVTHVSGTYGRARRVAKRFDDLLEDVVEDHIKSYKEANDDQGEENHKDFVDVLLWIQRTEALGFPIDRIVIKALLLDMFIGGTGTTASLLDWEMSELIKNPHMMKKLKEEVKTAANGKTQIAEEDLVNMKYLKAVVKETLRLHPPSPLLIPRVSKEETEFNGYRIKAGTQVIVNIWGIARDPANWDEPEEFKPERFLDNTIDVKGNDFTLIPFGSGRRGCPGVVYALAVNEIILANLVHQFDWEIPGGYETLDMAQSTGFLAHKNTPIIALATPTSK; translated from the exons ATGTTTCTCATAATATCTTCCATCTCCCTCGTTCTCTTCATTCTAATCCAATGGTATTCCAactccagaaaaagcaaaaactcacctccttctcctccaaaATTACCCATAATAGGAAATCTCCATCAACTTGGTAAATTCCCTCACCGCACTTTTTTATCTCTAGCTAAAAAATATGGCCCTGTCATGCAAATCCATCTTGGTAGTGTGCCATGTCTCTTGATCTCATCCTCCGAAGCAGCACGTGAGGTAATGAGAACCCATGATCATCATTTTGCAGACAGACCCCAAAAGAACAATTACAAGATACTTATATATGATTGcaaagatgtttcaacagctccTTATGGAGATTACTGGAGACAGTTAAGGAGCATATCTGTCTTGCATCTACTCAGTGCTAAAAGAGTTCAATCTCTTCGTTCTGTACGAGCGGAAGAAATCAGTTTAATGATGGAGAAGATAAAACATTGTTCGTCTACTTCAGAGCCGGTAAATTTAAGTCAACTAATTGCTTCGACTGTTAATGATATTGTTTGTAGGGTTGCTTTGGGAAGAAAGTATAGCGGTGAAGAAGGGAAGGGATTTAAAAAGTTGTTCAGGGAATTTACCAATTTACTTGGTATGTTTATTGTTGGAGACTATGTACCTTGGCTTGATTGGGTGACCCATGTTTCTGGAACTTATGGAAGAGCAAGAAGAGTGGCCAAACGGTTCGATGATCTTTTGGAGGATGTTGTTGAAGATCATATCAAAAGTTACAAAGAAGCCAATGATGATCAGGGTGAAGAAAACCATAAAGATTTTGTTGATGTTTTGCTTTGGATTCAAAGGACTGAAGCACTTGGCTTTCCTATTGACAGAATTGTCATAAAAGCTCTTTTACTG GACATGTTTATTGGAGGTACAGGAACAACAGCTAGTTTGCTAGATTGGGAAATGTCAGAGTTGATAAAGAATCCACACATGATGAAGAAATTGAAAGAAGAAGTGAAAACAGCGGCGAATGGTAAAACACAGATAGCAGAAGAAGATTtggtaaacatgaaatacttaaaggCAGTGGTTAAAGAAACACTACGATTACATCCTCCATCTCCGCTACTAATCCCTCGAGTAAGCAAAGAAGAAACCGAATTCAACGGTTACCGTATAAAAGCTGGGACACAAGTTATTGTAAACATTTGGGGGATTGCAAGAGATCCTGCGAATTGGGATGAACCAGAAGAATTCAAGCCAGAAAGATTCTTGGACAATACAATAGATGTTAAGGGTAATGATTTCACATTGATTCCATTTGGATCAGGGAGAAGAGGTTGTCCTGGGGTAGTGTATGCGTTGGCTGTGAATGAAATTATATTGGCCAACCTTGTGCATCAGTTTGACTGGGAAATACCTGGAGGGTATGAGACATTAGATATGGCTCAATCTACTGGCTTTCTTGCGCATAAAAATACTCCTATTATTGCACTTGCAACCCCTACTAGTAAGTAA
- the LOC131617075 gene encoding cytochrome P450 736A117-like, protein MFLIITSISLVLFILIQWYSNSRKSNNSPPSPPKLPIIGNLHQLGKFPHRTFLSLAKKYGPVMQIHLGSVPCLLISSSEAAREVMRTHDHHFADRPQKKNYKILIYDCKDVSTALYGDYWRQLRSISVLHLLSTKRVQSLRSVRAEEIGLMMEKIKHCSSTSEPVNLSQLIASTVNDIVCRVALGRKYSGEEGKGFKKLFREFTNLLGMFIVGDYVPWLDWVTHVSGTYGRARRVAKRFDDLLEDVVEDHIKSHKEANDDQGEENHKDFVDVLLWIQRTEALGFPIDRIVIKALLLDMFIGGTGTTASLLDWEMSELIKNPHMMKKLKEELKKSANGKTHITEEDLVNMKYLKAVVKETLRLHPPSPLLIPRVSKEETEFNGYHIKAGTQVIVNIWAIARDPANWDEPEEFKPERFLDNTIDVKGNDFTLIPFGSGRRGCPGVVYALAVNEIILANLVHQFDWEIPGGYETLDMAQSTGFLAHKNTPIMALATPTSY, encoded by the exons ATGTTTCTCATAATAACTTCCATCTCCCTCGTTCTCTTCATTCTAATCCAATGGTATTCCAACTCTAGAAAAAGCAACAACTCACCTCCTTCTCCACCAAAACTACCCATAATAGGAAATCTCCATCAACTTGGTAAATTCCCTCACCGCACATTTCTATCTCTAGCTAAAAAATATGGCCCTGTCATGCAAATCCATCTTGGTAGTGTACCATGTCTCTTGATCTCATCCTCCGAAGCAGCACGTGAGGTAATGAGAACCCATGATCATCATTTTGCAGACAGACcccaaaagaaaaattacaagatACTTATATATGATTGCAAAGATGTTTCAACCGCTCTTTACGGAGACTATTGGAGACAGTTAAGGAGCATCTCTGTGTTACATCTTCTTAGTACTAAAAGGGTTCAATCTCTTCGTTCTGTACGCGCAGAAGAAATTGGTTTAATGATGGAGAAGATAAAGCATTGTTCTTCTACTTCAGAGCCGGTAAATTTAAGTCAACTTATCGCTTCGACTGTTAATGATATTGTTTGTAGGGTTGCTTTGGGAAGAAAGTACAGTGGTGAAGAAGGAAAGGGATTTAAAAAGTTGTTCAGGGAATTTACCAATTTACTTGGTATGTTTATTGTTGGAGACTATGTACCTTGGCTTGATTGGGTGACCCATGTTTCTGGAACTTATGGAAGAGCAAGAAGAGTGGCCAAACGGTTCGATGATCTTTTGGAGGATGTTGTTGAAGATCATATCAAAAGTCACAAAGAAGCCAATGATGATCAGGGTGAAGAAAACCATAAAGATTTTGTTGATGTTTTGCTTTGGATTCAAAGGACAGAAGCACTTGGCTTTCCTATTGACAGAATTGTAATAAAAGCTCTTTTACTG GACATGTTTATTGGAGGTACAGGAACAACAGCTAGTTTGCTAGATTGGGAAATGTCAGAGCTGATAAAGAATCCACACATGATGAAGAAATTGAAAGAAGAATTGAAAAAATCGGCGAATGGTAAAACACACATAACAGAAGAAGATTtggtaaacatgaaatacttaaaggCAGTGGTTAAAGAAACGCTAAGATTACATCCTCCATCTCCGCTACTAATCCCTCGAGTAAGCAAAGAAGAAACCGAATTCAACGGTTACCATATAAAAGCTGGGACACAAGTTATTGTAAACATTTGGGCGATTGCAAGAGATCCTGCGAATTGGGATGAACCAGAAGAATTCAAGCCGGAAAGATTTTTGGATAATACAATAGATGTTAAGGGTAATGATTTCACATTGATTCCATTTGGATCAGGGAGAAGAGGTTGTCCTGGGGTAGTGTATGCTTTGGCTGTGAATGAAATTATATTGGCCAACCTTGTGCATCAGTTTGACTGGGAAATACCTGGAGGGTATGAGACATTAGATATGGCTCAATCAACTGGCTTTCTTGCGCACAAAAATACTCCTATTATGGCACTTGCAACCCCTACTAGTTACTAA